The region actagccaggtggtgtggcggACTCCTGTCGTCcttcctacttgggaggctgagacatgagggtCACGAAAGCGcaatagtttgaagttgctgtaaactatgatggcatggcactctagcctgaggcaacagagacTATCTGGGGGGGAGAAAAAAGGGACAGAAAAGAAATTACTCCACCTTGGGTATAtgaaatttgatttctccaccatGCTCTGTGGttcatcctgtaatcctagcactctggaaggccaagtgTCATAACATGTTCCTGTactaccagctacttgggtggctgaggcaagcggatcacttgagcctaggaaattgaggttgctgtgaactatgatgccatagcactctagcttgggcaacagagtaagactctgtccccgcCCGCCtccccataaataaataaataaaaagggcggcgcctgtggttcagtcggccccatataccgagggtggtgggttcaaacccggcctcggccaaactgcgaccaaaaaatagccaggcgttgtagcgggcgcctgtagtcccagctactcgggaggctgaggcaagagaatcgcttggagttggaggttgctgtgagctgtgtgaggccatggcactctaccgagggccataaagtgagactctgtctctacaaaaaaataaaaataaataaataaataaataaaaagtgaaaaattacagattaaaataaaaatttgaaaaaaagaagaaaaaagctaaCCTCACAGTAATTCCATGAGGGTCTTTACATCTGTTttccagagaaagaaactgagttATGAAGTAGACATTGACTGTCCATGAGCAGAAAGTTGTTTAGAGAGGTCAGAGAAGGGAAAGATATTGGGAACTAAGGTTTGGAGTCAtgtcagttttgttttccttgttaTCTTGGCATTTGGTTAAGTGAGTCATTGGGTAGCAGACCACACAGGAACCGTAATCATTTTTATGGTGCTTCTGTTAGCTTCCTTCTGGTGAAGGGGATACTGACTACCGTGCCcagcctggcattttcttaatagttatttctggcttggcgcctatggctcaagcgggttcgaatccagcccagccctgacaaacaatgacggctgcaactgaaaaatagccaggcgtgtgacaggtgcctgtagtcccagctacttgggaggtggaggcaggagaatcacttgagcccaggagttggaggttgctgtgagctgtgatgccatggcacacagggtgacagcttgaggctctgtctcaaaaaaaaaaaaaaatagttctttctgTAACTTACTTACTAGAAGTTTAACTTAAAATCTGTACTGtctgggcaatgcctgtggctcaaaggagtagggcgccagccccatatgccagaggtggtgggttcaaacccaaccctggccaaaaaaaaaaaaaaacaaaaaaaaacaaaaaaataaaaattctgtactGTCTAGCACTTTTCAATATATTCAtttatgggctgggcatggtggctcatgcctgtaatcctagtactttagaggctgaggtgggtggattgcctgagctcatgagtttgtgaccagcctgaggaagagcgaaaccctgtttctaaaaaaaaatagctgggtgttgtggctggcgcctatagtcccagctacttgggaggctgaggcaagaggattacttgagccaaggagtttgaggttgctgtgagctgtgactggcacagcactctactgagggtgacaaagtgaaactctgtctcaaaaaaatgtatatatatatatatatatatatatatacatttatttttatttatattttgggtggcagtctcactttgttacctgagtacattggcatcacagctcacagcaacctccaggtcttgggcttaggtgattctcttcccgcagcctcccaagtagctgggactacaggaatttGGCACTatgcccagcaagtttttctatttttaccagagatgatgtcttgcttttgctctggctggttttgaactcctgagctcagtctactagcctcggcctcccagagtactagggattacaggtatgagccactgcactcagcctagcACTTGTCAATTTAAAAGCCTCCAAAGACTACTAAGGCCTTAAAAACCAAAGcttttaggagtttgagaccaacttgaacaagcgggagaccctatctctactaaaaatagaaaaactagctggatttggtggtgggtgcctatagtcccagctacttgggaggatgagacaagaggaaaagcccaggagtttgaggtttctgtgcgctatgatgatgccacagcactctagccagggcaacagagtgagactctgtctcacataagtaaattattaaatttgCTACCTGCTTGTTTAATTAAAAGTATATACCTTCATATTCCGGAAACCAATTATTAGTCATTGGTTTTTTTAATATACCTTCCAAGGTCCTTtatgaaaaaatcatttttttcttttaattttctttcttttttttttttttttagagacagagtcttactttatcaccctcggtagagtgctgtgatgtcacagctcacagcaacctccaggtcttgggcttaggtgattctcttgcctcagccttccgagtagctggaactacaggtgtctgccacaatgcctggctgtttttttgttgcagtttggccgggggccgggttcgaactcaccaccctcagtatatggggcaggtgccctactcactgagccacaggcaccacttatttcatttttctcttgagacagaacctcactttgtggctcttggtagagtgctgtggcctcattgctcacagcaacctcaaacttttgggctcaagcgattctcctgcctctgccttccaagaagctgggactacaggtgcctgccacaacgcctagctatttttagagacgggttctctctcacttttgctcaggctggtctccaactcctgagctcaggtgatccacttgccttggcctcccagagtggtaggattacaggtgtgagccactgcacctggccacattGTCTAcattttttacttcatttgaATACCTGTTAAAACAGTAGTTTAAAAGTGAGTAAAGGTGAAAGTCAAGAATACTTTACTTTAGATTTCTCCATTTGGGGAGCTTTCTTTACCTGAGAGATTATACTATTCTTATTCTATGACTTATTCCTTTGAGGCCATGCTAATGAAAAGGGGAGGAGAGGTGGATAATATGTAGTTATTAAATTAATGTAGATAACACAGATCTTTAAATAGCTTGAAATTCTAAAAGCATAGTGGTAGAAAGCCTATGCTTTACTTTCTCTTTCAatgctttactttcttttttctttttttgagacagagcctcaagctgtcactctgggtagagtactatgacatcacagctcacagcaacctccaactcctgggctcaagcaattctcctgcctctgcctcccaagtagctgggactacaggtgcctgccacaaagcctggctattttttggttgcagctgtcgttgttgtttggtgggcccgggctggattcgaacccgccagctcaggtgtatgtggctggagccttagccactcagccacaggcgccgagccaatgctTTACTTTCTTCAGTTACTTGGAAGATAGGTTATGGGGGGCAATTATTGATTTGGGGGTGGTCCATAACCCATTGCTTTTCTTCCACCTATTGAAAAAGGGAGTACCGgacggttcctgtggctcagtgagtagggcacacgccccatataccgagggtggcgggttcaaatttggcccttgccaaacagcaacaacaacaacaacaaaaatagccgggtattgtggcggtgcctgtagtcccagctactcgggaggctgaggcaagagaatcacctaagcccaagagctggaggttgctgtgagctgtgaggccatggcactgtactgagggcaacaaagtgagagtctgtctctaaaaagaaaaagggagtaCCTTCCAACTTTCAAGTACAAATTAATATAGGGTGTTGTAGTATCCCTTGTTACCCAGAGGTGATTGTCAGTTTCCTTTCTCTGCACTATAAGGAAAGACTAACAATGAATCTTAATCTCTAACTGACAGTGAAAGGAAGCAAGGCGTAATACTTGGTCTTGATAGAGAACACTATTGCATTTATTTGAAAGGACAATTAGCCGGGGGTGGTGgatcacactctgggaggctgaggcaggtggattgcctgagctcacatgttcaagatcagcctgagccagagtgagaccttgtctcaaaaaatagccagcgatggggatcacttaagcccaagagtttgaggttgctgtgagctgtgacgctatggcacaataccagggttgggggtgggatggctacaaagtgagactcttgtctcaaaaaaaaaaaaagaaaaagaataaaccaaaGATTACATGCAGTCCACTAATTAGTCTATTTGGTAAAATAAGGAAAGGAAGACTCATCTAGAACTTTCTCTACAAGAAGAGAACAGGGGAATGGGAGAGAAGGAAAGCTCAGTTGGTATCAGTATGTGAATGGAGAGGAAGAGTGTTGAAACATAACTATATCAGATAAGTGGTGTGGCAAGTTCTGAACTGTGTGGATAGGGGCCTTTGGCCATACTAAAATCACCTGAAATCATTTTATGCCACTCTGTAAGATTTTGCAGTGCCTTTAGTGGAAGAGTTGTCTAAAATTTTTTGTTATGAGACATTAAGCTTCAGAAAGGCAGGGACTGTTCTTATTTTCTTGACTCTCTAATATTCACAATGTCTAGGATTTTCTAATAGCTAAACAAATGTTAATATTAAGTCAACATTGTTCATAAATACAGGCTTGTTAATATCTGAGTGTATAAACTTAAGCGTCTGTAGTGATACAGCTGATTTATAATGATGATCTTGACATTTATGAAACTttatttcatataatttgtaGGTGAActctttctaaaatgcatttcATCTTTTATGCCAGTTTTAAAGTATTTAGATATTTCTACTTACCTACTGAGACTCCTTTTCCCTAGGATGCTAGGAATAACCACTTTCACCTCAAATTGATACTGTCTTAAACTCAAGCAGAGCTACCTTACCTTGTCTTGGATCctcttaatttgtttttctggGCAACTGTGGTCCATCTGTTAGATTTTGGTCAGTTTTGTTAACTAATTTTGTTTCATCAATATCTTATGGCGCCATCTACTGACACAAATTGGTAATCATAAGGCTTTAAGTTTATCAGACTTCAAAGAGTTAATGAAGGACTCCAGAAAGTAGATtaaggcagggcatggtggctcacgcctgtaatcttggcactctgggatgcagaggcaggtggtagaaaccagcctgagcaagagcaagacctgatgtctaaaaaatagccaggcattgtggcgggtgcctatagtcccagctactagggaggctgagacaagaggattgcttgagcccaagagtttgaggttgtggtgaggtatgatgccatggcactctaccaagggtaacaaagtaaggcttgtcaaaaaaaaaaaaaaatagattaatagGAAACTAGAATTTTAACACTGAAAAAACCCTTACATGTTACCCAACCTGATGATGtattttacaaaagaataaaCTCAGGTTCTAATTATTCGTGATAACTACCTTTTTCCCCCTCTTATTTTCTGAATTGTTACAGTGTTACAGGTTAGAGAATTTCATGGTCATTGTGGCATTTTTTGAGTCTTCCTCAGTCGTAGAAATATAAGATTCTGTAGAAAGAGGAGTTAACAAGAAACTTGTGAATAGTAAATTTATGGTGGTATTTAGGAAGGATTACATAGAGAGTAAGTAAATTTTTCAAAGGATTGTTtaacagccaggtgcagtggctcacacctgtaattcccaGCACTTGGgcagccaaggcagatggattgccagagcaagacactgtctctaaaaaatagccagccagtgtggcaggtacctgtagttccagctccttgggaagctgaggcaagaggaactcttgagcccaagagcttgaggttgctgtgagctaagataccatGTCACTCTGAGGGTGACCAAGAGAGACTccgtttttgtttctgttttttttgagacagagcctcaggctatcgccctgggtagactgctatggcatcacagctcacagcaacctccaactcctggtctcaagtgattctcctgtctctacctcccaagtagctgggactatgggtgcccgccacaatgcctggctatttttttgttggagccatcactgttgtttggcaggccccagctggatttgaaccggccagctcaggtgtatgtgtctgatgccttagctgcttgagccacaggcgccgagccaagactgtttatttatttttttttttttgtagagacagagtttcactttatggccctcggtagagtgccatggcctcacacagctcacagcaacctccaactcctgggcttacgcgattctcttgcctcagcctcctgagtagctgggactacaggcgcccgccacaacgcccggctaaagactgtttattttttatttatttttcttttttgtagagacaagagtctcactgtactgccctcgggtagagtgccgtggcgtcacacagctcacagcaacctgtaactcttgggtttatgcgattctcttgcctcagcctcctgagcagctgggactacaggcgcccgccacagcgcccggctattttttggttgcagtttggccggggctgggtttgaacccgccaccctcggcatatggggccggcgccctactcactgagccacaggtactgcccaccAAGActgttttacaaaataaataaactggctcaggacctgtagctcaagtagctagggcgccagtgacatacgctggagctggtgggttcaaatccggccctgggcccaccaaacagcaatgataactatATCCCAAAaaaagctgggagttgtggcaggcacctgtagtcccagctgcttgggaggctgagtcaagaggattgcttaagccaggcgtcctcatactttttaaacggggccaattcactgttcctcagaccgttggtgggccagactatagtttaaaaaaaaaaaactatgaccaaattcctatgcacactgcatatatcttattttgaagtaaaaaaacaaaacgggaacaaataaaatcacactgcttcatgtggcccgcaggccgcagtttgaggacgcctggcttaggcccttcaagagtttgaggttgctatgagctgtgatgccacagcactctacccagggctacagcttgataatctgtctcaaaaaaataaactgccaggcatggtggctaacaccttgtaatcctagcacttgggtggcagaggcaggtggattgtctgaggttcaagaccagcatcagccagagtgagacctcatcgctaaaaatagctgggccttgtggcaggcacctgtagtaccttgggaggttgaggaagagaattgcttaagcccaggagtttgaggttgctgtgagctctgacgccatggcactctgccttctacctagggtgacaaagtgagactctgtctcaaaaaataaataaataaatcttttatgcCCATTCCTTCTAGTTTAAAGGGATCTCCAGTGTATCCCTTTCACCAAAAAGCATGgtgccacctcacctggctggtataaaagttttaaatgggctcggcgcctgtggctcaagcagctaaggcgccagccacatacacctgagctggcgggtttgaatccaacccgggcctaccaaaccacaatgacggctgcaatcaaaaaaatagccgggcgttgtggcgggcgcctgtagtcccagctacttgggaggtggaggcaggagactcacttgagcccccaggagttggaggttgctgtgagctgtgatgccacagtaccctacccagggcaatagcttgaggctctgtctcaaaaaaaaaaaagttttaaatggaTGTGCAAGAAATAGAGAAGTTTCTTGTGAGATTAGTTGGGACTGATTGTATGCACTTTATACCTGAGTATAAATTTTACTGTGTATTGAAGATGAATAGGCATAACAGTATAAACAGCatacaatattaaaattatctgTGATATCCCTGGTTTTCTCACTATCCAAATACTCATCTAACCTATAAGACTGTGCCCTGAtgccctttttatttcctttgtcatttTAGCAGCGTCACCCTATATATCAGAAAGCTGGCGGGCACTAtggggaagaaacaaaacaagaagaaagtaGAGGAGGTgctagaagaggaggaagaggaatatGTGGTGGAAAAAGTTCTTGACCGTCGAGTGGTAAAGGGCAAAGTGGAGTACCTCCTAAAGTGGAAGGGTTTCTCAGAGTAAGTTCCATTGACATTGGTGAATTTTGTCATGAGCTGCTTATCAGGAGTCTAACCATGAGCTAGACCTCCAGTGCTATGATGGACACAGTGTGACCTATGTGTAAAATAGtgattttataatgcaaaatagTGATTTCTGAGAAGAAGTTTTGTGTGTGGCTATAAACTAagtttgcaaagaaaaataattttcctttgagggaagcaaaaatttttttttttggggggggagacaggccctcaagctgttgccgtgggtagagtaccagggcatcatagctcccagcaacctccaactcctgggctcaagtgattctcctgcctccgccttcccaagtagctgggacaacaggcgcctgccacaacgcccggctgttttttggttgcagccatcattgttgtttggtgggccggggctggattcgaacctgccagctctgcagtatgtggctggtgccttatccgcttgagccacaggcaccgagccgtgAAGGAAGCACATTTTGAAGCTTTCTCTTTGTACATAATTCCAAAAAAGCCTCCTCATGCCCCAGGAAATTTCTTTGTCAAATTTTTGGTCTTGGACAAAATCTAGCTAtttgtttttgggggggtggggggtgttttgttttgttttgtttttgagactgtctcactacgttgcccttcaaagaatgccatagcatcacagctcgcagcaacctcaaactcttgggcttaagcgattgtcttgcctcagcctcccaacgtagctgggactacaggcgcccgccacaacgcctggctattttttggttgtagttgtcattttttggcaggctggggctggatttgaacctgccagctctggtgtatgtggctggcaccccagctgctgagccacaggcaccaagcccagctatttattgttaATTCCTCTTTTCTAAGAACACTTGAGCTCTTCTGGAGTATGCTTGCTTTGAATGGAAAGTGTAACTTGCTGTGTTCTCTGGTTCCAGTGAGGACAATACATGGGAGCCAGAAGAGAACCTGGATTGCCCTGATCTCATTGCTGAGTTTTTACAGTCGCAGAAAACAGCACATGAGACAGATAAATCAGAGGGAGGCAAGCGCAAAGCTGATTCTGATTCTGAAGATAAGGGAGAAGAAAGCAaaccaaagaagaagaaagaagaggtaaGGTTGAAATACGAATTTTTACTAGCCCAGAATTCATAGTATTCTTGAAGAAACTGAAGGCCAGATTAATTTAAGAAGTtatgttctgggcggcgcctgtggctcagtgagtagggcgccggccccatatgccgagggtggcaggttcaaacccagccctggccaaactgcaacaaaaaaatagccgggcgctgtggcgggcgcctgtagtcccagctactcgggaggctgagacaagagaatcacgtaagcccaagagttagaggttgctgtgagctgtgtgacgccacggcactctacccgagggcggtacagtgagactctgtctctacaaaaaaaaaaaaaaaaaaagaagttatgttCTGCTTCTTATTGGATACCAGCCGCCATCTTAATAGGTAGGCTGGTGCTTATCAAGTATTTGGGAGCATACTCATGAAGCCACATGATCCACTTGTACTTTTCATCAGTGGTGCAGGGACACATTGGGGACAGATACAAGGGAAAGTGAATTCATTCCTATAAATAGATAGCTTTCAATGTTTAATCATTAAAGGTATGAGTTGGTTATTTTGATTCAACACCTTATTTGGCCCTTTTCACATTTGGGAAAACCTCAAGCACTTCCTTCAGACCTTGATGGAAGGCCTGTTACTTAGAGCCAAGGTATTGGGGAAACATTGCCAAAAGAGTTCACAATTACTTTAATCAGAGATATAGGGCTAATTCCAGTCTGGATAATAATCCTACATAGATAAATTGTTCACCCATCTGGTTTTTCCAGTCAGAAAAGCCACGAGGCTTTGCCCGGGGTTTGGAGCCAGAGCGGATTATTGGAGCCACAGACTCCAGTGGAGAGCTCATGTTCCTGATGAAATGGTGAGTCTGTGGTAGCtctctgtattttgtttttgtttttgtttttttcttttttccttcttccgaTCTGTTCCTTGCCAGAGGAAAAGAGCTGGACCTTTGAAATTTCCAGTCACCGAGGTGTGTGAAATCTTTAAAGATGGCATAGTCCTTCGGTAGTGATCCTCGGCCTGACTGCCAACCTGGACTCATGAGTTACAGGTAGGGGCTTTTAGGAATCTCAGATCTTTGCCTGTTTTAGGAGGTGGGAGAAAATCTAGAGTGGAGAGGGTTTGGGGAGAAATCACATTTCACTTctataaaaaaggggaaaaaatgaaatgtgaTTAGACCACCCTCCCCTTCTTCCACCTCCTTAATAAAGATCCGACTGGCCACAGGATCAGAAATCCTTAGAAAAGAATTTGtagctcttctttcctttgtctTTGATAGTTAGATCCCTTCTAGTCTGTACAGATTCTACAACTCAAAGATCAGCCAGCAGGGGTCAGCAAGCCCCTTAACTGTTAGTAAGCTTTTTTCCATTATGCATATAAATAACAGAGATAGTAATACTTCTTGAAACAGCTTAATGAAGATAGTTATCTTGAGACTCTGTAAGAACTATAATTAACCCAAAATTCTCTATAATTTCCCTACCCTGCCCGAAAGGAAgcctttctttgctttctgttgCTTATTGAAAATGCTTgtgccttttttctctccctaAAGTAGATCTTAGTCATTGtccttaaaatgtaaaattagaaGAGAATAATTCTGAGCCAACAAAGGCAGCATTCTAGGGACTTTGTCCTTTTGTCAAtctagaaccttctctgaaaCTCATTGTATGTACTAACTTTTCTCCTTTAGAATGGCTAGAGACCAAACTTTAGCACTGTTGACAGCCTGAGTCACAATTAGCTAACCCATTATTTTCTTCCTATGCATTCACTTGTCCTCTTTTAGCTAAAAGAGAAAAGTTCACTTTTAAGGT is a window of Nycticebus coucang isolate mNycCou1 chromosome 18, mNycCou1.pri, whole genome shotgun sequence DNA encoding:
- the CBX1 gene encoding chromobox protein homolog 1, whose protein sequence is MGKKQNKKKVEEVLEEEEEEYVVEKVLDRRVVKGKVEYLLKWKGFSDEDNTWEPEENLDCPDLIAEFLQSQKTAHETDKSEGGKRKADSDSEDKGEESKPKKKKEESEKPRGFARGLEPERIIGATDSSGELMFLMKWKNSDEADLVPAKEANVKCPQVVISFYEERLTWHSYPSEDDDKKDDKN